The Terriglobia bacterium genome includes the window ATGTCGAAGAATGAAGGGAACGAAATCCCGACGCAACCCGGGTTCTTGATTGTGACCGGCCCGTCAGCAACCAGCCCGGCGACCGCAAAGGCCATCGCAATGCGATGATCCCCGAAGGAATCGACCACTCCGCCGCGCAGGGTCTGCCTTCCAGGCACAAACAATCCGTCCGGATACTCTTCCACTTCGGCGCCCAGAGCACGAAGGTTTGTCGCGACGGCGCGGATACGATCGCTTTCCTTCACGCGAAGCTCCGACGCATCACGGATGCGAATACCGTTCTGCGTACGGGTGCCGAGGACAGCGAGGACAGGAATCTCGTCAATGACATTCGGAATCCACGAACCGCCGATCTCCAACCCGAGGATGTCCGAATTCTCGACGATAATATCGCCGGCCGCTTCGCCGCCTGCGGCCGACAGGCCGGCAACTGCAATCCTGGCGCCACGATCCTCGAGAAGATGGACCAGACCGGAGCGCGTCGGATTCAGCCCGATATTCGTCAGCGCCAGGCGCGATCCCGGAACGATCAAGGCGGCAATGATGAAAAAAGCGGCCGAGGACGCATCTCCAGGCACGGTGAACTCCCTGCCGCGCAGCGGATGGCCGCCGTCAATCTCGATCGTGTTCGGGGACGTCCGGATGCGGGCTCCGAATTCCGCCAACGCAAGTTCCGTATGGTTGCGGGAAGGAACCGGCTCGTAGACGAGCGTCGTGCCAGCGGCATAAAGGCCTGCAAGCAGCACACACGATTTGAGCTGCGCGCTGGGAATAGGCAGCGTGAAGTCGATCGGCTTGAGACGG containing:
- the aroA gene encoding 3-phosphoshikimate 1-carboxyvinyltransferase, yielding MSHADRLEITPAVRLGGATTVPGDKAISHRLAMMGAIAEGTTVIRNFAESADCASTLECLRRLGVTIDRQGSTVTIKGRGLHGLEKPAAGLDAGNSGTTVRFMAGLVSGFSFETKFTGDESLSRRPMKRVIDPLRRFGASIEARDDNYLPLKVSGGRLKPIDFTLPIPSAQLKSCVLLAGLYAAGTTLVYEPVPSRNHTELALAEFGARIRTSPNTIEIDGGHPLRGREFTVPGDASSAAFFIIAALIVPGSRLALTNIGLNPTRSGLVHLLEDRGARIAVAGLSAAGGEAAGDIIVENSDILGLEIGGSWIPNVIDEIPVLAVLGTRTQNGIRIRDASELRVKESDRIRAVATNLRALGAEVEEYPDGLFVPGRQTLRGGVVDSFGDHRIAMAFAVAGLVADGPVTIKNPGCVGISFPSFFDILAKIRQGD